Proteins from one Telopea speciosissima isolate NSW1024214 ecotype Mountain lineage chromosome 1, Tspe_v1, whole genome shotgun sequence genomic window:
- the LOC122639430 gene encoding uncharacterized protein LOC122639430 yields MTSDETRAQYWRSRLAMALPTVLACTIVGSITLYGPTRIRQQLSFSSFSYAMAILIVTDATLGDAMRGCWYAICATVQGALLALLGLWVIGPARLTASTTAVAVGVSAFVVALPKSTHLVCKRIALCQIVIVYVAAFNEGADTDIVMQPLHVAASTAVGAMASVLALLFPYPRLACYKVKKKCSLFAENASKRLSLLVLALCSQDETSALASLSQAQSLSKTGAKLLQSIKLNQKSVQWEASRNRFLQHHNHNSGERLQSLEIPLRGMEIAITSCGSFPVSLVDSELKSLLQGLEEHTNMALRHAKCSLPSEDSSTVPETNREEVGKSLHTLKTFFPTYEDLPSFFFLFCMRVLYDESVTTQFKNPVTNTKEQANSHKQDCFSRLLRLLRGLPVKISSERLMFALKCSLSLGLAVLFGLTFNKENSSWSGLTVGLGIASAGEATFKVANLRVQGTVLGSIYGVLGCFLLQRFMAIRFLSLLPWIIFTSFLMHSQMYGQVGGLSAVIAALLILGRKNYGTPSEFAFARIMETFIGLFCYVLVEVLLQPTRAATLAKFQLSQSIGTLYECIESISFPASHESNSIFELKEKQEKLRIQFSELEKFIAEAEAEPNFWFLPFHGTCYSKLLGSLSKMMELLILGARAIDLLLSESNRFEVSWNGLLEQLDGDRELFKKMVCSSIDCCKEIISMKSLATLEKELRTKNISCDIELGKSPDVLLSTNDDAMEILRSFLQNSKDVTDKIHAVKGDQKELKALVVLCLSALGFCMGGLMKETREIVMGVKELVQWENPSSHINLYEIYCKIQSTRKVL; encoded by the exons atgacaAGTGATGAAACGCGAGCACAGTACTGGCGGTCTCGCCTTGCCATGGCACTGCCAACGGTGCTGGCTTGCACAATAGTAGGAAGCATCACCTTGTATGGGCCGACCAGAATACGGCAGCAGCTATCATTTTCATCTTTCTCCTACGCGATGGCTATCCTCATCGTGACGGATGCCACGTTGGGGGATGCCATGCGTGGGTGCTGGTATGCCATCTGCGCGACTGTTCAGGGAGCCCTACTGGCACTACTCGGTTTGTGGGTCATTGGACCGGCCCGTCTCACTGCCAGCACCACCGCTGTTGCGGTGGGGGTCAGTGCATTCGTGGTAGCATTGCCGAAGTCGACACACTTGGTGTGCAAGCGGATAGCGCTGTGTCAGATTGTGATCGTGTACGTCGCGGCGTTCAATGAGGGCGCGGACACCGATATTGTCATGCAACCCCTCCATGTCGCAGCGAGCACGGCTGTTGGGGCCATGGCATCGGTCCTGGCCTTGTTGTTCCCATATCCTCGGCTAGCATGTTACAAG GTAAAGAAGAAGTGTTCTCTGTTTGCTGAGAATGCCTCAAAGAGGCTAAGCCTTCTTGTGCTTGCTCTATGCTCCCAAGACGAGACTTCTGCACTTGCATCTCTCTCCCAAGCCCAATCATTGTCTAAGACAGGAGCTAAACTCCTCCAGAGCATCAAACTCAACCAA AAAAGCGTGCAGTGGGAGGCATCCCGAAACAGATTCTTACAACATCATAATCACAACTCTGGAGAAAGACTACAATCCTTAGAGATACCATTGAGAGGAATGGAAATTGCAATAACTTCTTGCGGTTCATTCCCTGTTAGCCTAGTTGATTCAGAGCTCAAAAGCCTCCTCCAGGGACTAGAAGAGCACACAAACATGGCACTAAGGCATGCTAAGTGCTCTCTGCCTAGTGAAGATTCATCAACCGTGCCTGAGACAAACAGAGAAGAAGTTGGTAAGTCCCTTCATACCCTTAAAACATTCTTCCCAACCTATGAGGacctaccatctttcttcttcctcttttgcaTGAGAGTCCTTTACGATGAATCAGTAACAACCCAATTCAAAAATCCAGTGACCAACACCAAAGAACAGGCTAACTCACATAAACAAGATTGTTTCTCCAGATTATTAAGGTTATTGAGAGGCTTGCCTGTGAAAATAAGTAGCGAAAGACTCATGTTTGCACTCAAGTGTTCACTTTCTCTGGGCCTGGCGGTGCTCTTCGGGTTGACCTTTAATAAGGAGAACAGTTCTTGGTCAGGGCTCACAGTTGGACTTGGAATTGCATCAGCAGGAGAGGCAACCTTCAAGGTTGCAAACCTTAGGGTTCAAGGGACAGTTTTAGGGTCCATCTATGGAGTCTTGGGTTGCTTTCTCTTACAAAGGTTCATGGCTATCAGATTTTTATCTCTTCTTCCCTGGATCATTTTCACCAGCTTTCTAATGCACAGCCAGATGTATGGCCAGGTTGGTGGTTTATCAGCTGTCATTGCCGCATTACTAATCCTGGGTCGGAAGAATTATGGTACCCCTAGTGAATTTGCCTTTGCAAGGATCATGGAGACCTTCATTGGGTTATTTTGTTATGTCCTGGTAGAAGTACTCTTGCAACCCACAAGAGCAGCAACCTTGGCTAAATTTCAACTCTCCCAGAGTATAGGAACCCTATACGAGTGCATTGAATCAATAAGCTTCCCTGCCAGCCATGAAAGCAACTCAATCTTTGAATTGAAAGAGAAGCAAGAAAAGCTAAGGATTCAATTCAGTGAACTTGAAAAGTTTATTGCAGAAGCTGAAGCAGAGCCCAACTTCTGGTTCTTGCCATTCCATGGTACTTGTTATAGTAAGTTGTTGGGGTCCTTGTCAAAGATGATGGAGTTGTTGATTTTGGGGGCTCGTGCAATTGACCTCCTTCTAAGTGAATCCAATAGATTTGAGGTTTCATGGAACGGTCTCTTAGAACAATTGGATggagacagagaacttttcAAGAAAATGGTTTGCTCTTCAATTGACTGTTGCAAAGAGATAATATCAATGAAGTCCTTGGCAACACTAGAGAAAGAGCTAAGAACGAAAAACATCTCGTGCGACATTGAGTTGGGAAAATCACCAGACGTGCTATTGAGCACAAATGATGATGCAATGGAGATCCTCAGGTCTTTCCTTCAAAATTCTAAAGACGTCACGGATAAAATCCATGCTGTAAAAGGTGATCAGAAGGAGCTTAAGGCCCTAGTGGTACTTTGTTTGAGTGCTCTAGGCTTCTGCATGGGAGGGTTGATGAAAGAGACAAGGGAGATTGTTATGGGGGTCAAAGAACTTGTTCAATGGGAGAATCCATCAAGCCATATAAATTTGTATGAAATTTACTGTAAGATACAGAGTACACGTAAAGTCTTGTAA
- the LOC122659464 gene encoding dolichyl-diphosphooligosaccharide--protein glycosyltransferase subunit 4A, producing the protein MIDDQDLGFIANFLGIFIFVLIIAYHYVTADPKYEGN; encoded by the coding sequence ATGATTGATGACCAAGACCTTGGATTTATTGCCAATTTTCTTGGCATCTTTATATTTGTTCTAATAATAGCTTACCATTATGTGACGGCTGACCCAAAATATGAGGGGAACTGA